A genomic region of Ensifer adhaerens contains the following coding sequences:
- a CDS encoding NUDIX hydrolase yields the protein MSTIESNTAAWPAEGVIIPIDDVEIRVNGAAHPFHLEEVGRAQENWQREIAANPHLFDGRMVLQRALRIEGGRVKGEGHVVPYSTFLWWRKTRVEGAFHLFAMPAILSSDGALILVRMGSHTANPARVYSPSGSLEPEDIVDGRCDIDGNIRREALEETGIDLALASAEPGYQLLHMDRAVTVIRVYRYPEKAAALVARVAAHIADDPEPEIDEAIAIFGADPRAYNYPPFIPPILNWLFKRNGPL from the coding sequence ATGAGCACAATTGAAAGCAACACGGCGGCGTGGCCGGCCGAAGGCGTCATCATTCCGATCGACGATGTCGAGATTCGCGTCAACGGCGCGGCGCATCCGTTTCACCTGGAGGAAGTTGGCCGCGCACAGGAAAACTGGCAACGCGAGATCGCGGCCAACCCGCACCTCTTCGACGGCCGCATGGTGCTGCAGCGGGCGCTTCGCATCGAGGGCGGACGCGTGAAAGGCGAGGGGCATGTGGTGCCCTATTCGACCTTTCTCTGGTGGCGGAAGACGAGAGTGGAGGGCGCCTTCCATCTCTTCGCCATGCCGGCGATCCTTTCATCCGACGGAGCGCTGATCCTGGTGCGCATGGGCTCGCACACCGCCAATCCGGCCCGCGTCTACAGTCCTTCCGGTTCGCTGGAGCCCGAGGACATCGTCGACGGTCGCTGCGACATCGACGGCAACATCCGCCGCGAGGCGCTGGAGGAAACCGGAATCGATCTGGCGCTGGCAAGCGCCGAACCCGGCTATCAGCTGTTGCACATGGACCGCGCCGTGACCGTCATCCGCGTCTACCGCTATCCGGAAAAGGCGGCAGCCCTGGTCGCCCGCGTCGCGGCACATATTGCCGACGATCCCGAGCCGGAGATCGACGAGGCTATCGCGATATTCGGCGCGGATCCGCGGGCGTACAACTATCCGCCGTTCATTCCGCCCATTCTCAACTGGCTGTTTAAGCGAAATGGCCCGCTCTGA
- a CDS encoding CHAD domain-containing protein, with amino-acid sequence MNTEIELKLALSAEDLARFAASGLLGEPARVEEQRSVYFDTSARDLHQAGFTLRIRTFGAARIQTIKATGPGASIFARPEWEQPLSADEPVVDRTTPLAAVFDLTPDDLEPQFTVEVERSTWEVDQDGTRIEVVLDRGMITSGSRQTAVGEVELELKDGDPKALFTLARRIEAIVPIRFGVMSKAERGFQLIDAEQIVFKAEPVELDREMYVTKSFRTIALACLRHYRLNEDVLRVRRNPEALHQARVSLRRLRSAISLYRDILGDAESERLKGELKWLAGVLGRARDVDVLLTRQPEPELRERLKSARSARYADVFEALDGARGRALLLDLHEWLHCGGYLSVAPAELREKPVVDFAEAVLDRARRKLKKHGRALAKVSDEQRHEARKDAKKLRYAAEFFATLFDDKRGARRHGRFIDVMTGLQDRLGTLNDLVSGPQVLDEIGLEGHPDAETLVLHTDKDKLIDHAQNALDDVIDAKRFWR; translated from the coding sequence TTGAATACGGAAATCGAACTCAAGCTCGCGCTCTCCGCCGAGGATCTTGCCCGCTTCGCCGCGTCCGGTCTCCTGGGTGAGCCGGCGCGCGTCGAAGAGCAACGGTCCGTCTATTTCGATACCAGCGCCCGTGACCTTCACCAGGCGGGCTTCACCCTGCGCATCCGCACGTTCGGCGCCGCCCGCATCCAGACAATCAAGGCGACCGGCCCAGGTGCATCGATTTTTGCCCGACCGGAGTGGGAACAGCCGCTTTCCGCAGACGAGCCCGTCGTCGACCGCACCACTCCGCTTGCTGCCGTCTTCGATCTGACGCCCGACGATCTGGAGCCGCAGTTCACCGTCGAGGTCGAGCGCAGCACCTGGGAGGTGGACCAGGACGGCACGCGGATCGAAGTCGTGCTCGACCGCGGCATGATCACCTCAGGCAGCCGCCAGACCGCCGTCGGCGAAGTCGAGCTCGAGCTGAAGGACGGCGACCCGAAGGCGCTCTTCACCCTTGCCCGGCGGATCGAGGCGATCGTTCCCATCCGCTTCGGCGTCATGTCGAAGGCCGAGCGTGGCTTCCAGTTGATCGATGCCGAACAGATCGTCTTCAAGGCCGAGCCAGTCGAACTCGACCGCGAGATGTATGTGACGAAGAGCTTCCGCACCATCGCGCTTGCCTGTCTCAGGCACTACCGGCTGAACGAGGACGTGCTGCGCGTGCGGCGAAACCCGGAGGCGCTGCACCAGGCCCGGGTCTCCCTTCGCCGCCTGCGTTCGGCCATCTCGCTCTACCGCGACATCCTTGGCGACGCGGAGAGCGAGCGCCTCAAGGGCGAGCTGAAATGGTTGGCCGGCGTGCTCGGCAGAGCCCGCGACGTCGACGTTCTCCTGACGCGCCAGCCGGAGCCGGAACTGCGCGAGCGCTTGAAGTCGGCCCGCAGCGCCCGCTACGCGGACGTCTTCGAGGCGCTGGATGGGGCGCGCGGCCGCGCCCTCCTGCTCGATCTCCATGAGTGGCTGCACTGCGGCGGCTATCTGTCGGTCGCTCCCGCCGAGCTTCGCGAAAAGCCGGTGGTCGATTTTGCCGAAGCCGTTCTCGACCGCGCACGCCGTAAGCTCAAGAAACACGGCCGCGCGCTGGCCAAGGTCAGCGACGAGCAGCGGCACGAGGCCCGCAAGGATGCAAAGAAGCTGCGCTATGCCGCCGAGTTCTTCGCCACGTTGTTTGACGACAAGCGCGGCGCCAGGCGCCACGGGCGCTTCATCGATGTCATGACCGGCCTGCAGGACCGGCTCGGCACGCTGAACGACCTCGTTTCCGGCCCGCAGGTGCTCGACGAGATCGGCCTGGAAGGTCACCCGGATGCCGAAACGCTGGTCCTGCACACCGACAAGGACAAGCTGATCGATCACGCGCAGAACGCCCTCGACGACGTGATCGACGCCAAGCGCTTCTGGCGCTGA
- a CDS encoding PhzF family phenazine biosynthesis protein: MALSYAIYDVFTDRQLEGNPLAVVFGADWLDDEAMQAIAQEFNLSETVFIRRPGGAAHTAKLRIFTPSQELPFAGHPTVGAAIAIAEAQHGATEEGIDLVQVLEEKVGPVRCAVRLKPGAASFAEFDLPRKSARIDARFDRQAIADALSLKLSQIGFENHVPSFWSAGAPFVMVPVHDVAAVSSIEFDSLRWEQLTPMAEGRLASAYVYCRGGVNHTARFHARKFGPGAGSLEDPATGSAVAALSGAIHFFDQFVDGHHPVLVEQGVEMGRPSFIHLHLDIAGGEISNARIGGHAVKIAAGELYV; the protein is encoded by the coding sequence ATGGCGCTGAGCTACGCGATCTACGACGTCTTTACCGACAGGCAACTCGAAGGCAATCCACTGGCTGTGGTCTTCGGCGCCGATTGGCTGGACGACGAGGCGATGCAGGCGATCGCGCAGGAATTCAACCTGTCGGAGACGGTGTTCATCCGCAGGCCCGGCGGCGCCGCGCATACGGCCAAGCTCCGGATATTCACCCCCAGCCAGGAACTGCCCTTTGCCGGACACCCGACGGTCGGTGCGGCCATCGCAATTGCCGAGGCCCAGCACGGCGCGACCGAGGAGGGGATCGACCTCGTGCAGGTGCTGGAGGAGAAGGTGGGGCCGGTGCGCTGCGCCGTCCGCCTCAAGCCCGGGGCGGCGAGTTTTGCCGAGTTCGACCTGCCGCGCAAATCGGCCCGTATCGATGCCCGCTTCGACCGGCAGGCGATCGCCGATGCGCTGAGCTTGAAGCTTTCGCAGATTGGCTTCGAGAACCACGTGCCTTCGTTCTGGAGCGCCGGTGCGCCCTTCGTCATGGTGCCGGTGCACGACGTTGCTGCGGTTTCTTCGATCGAGTTCGATTCTTTGCGCTGGGAGCAATTGACGCCGATGGCGGAGGGGCGGCTGGCTTCGGCCTATGTCTATTGCCGCGGCGGCGTGAACCATACGGCGCGCTTTCACGCCCGCAAGTTCGGCCCCGGTGCCGGCAGCCTCGAGGATCCGGCGACCGGTTCGGCGGTGGCAGCTCTTTCCGGCGCCATCCATTTTTTCGACCAGTTCGTGGACGGCCACCATCCGGTGCTTGTCGAGCAGGGGGTAGAAATGGGGCGGCCGTCCTTCATCCACCTGCATCTGGATATTGCAGGCGGAGAGATCAGCAATGCCCGCATCGGCGGTCACGCGGTGAAGATCGCAGCCGGCGAACTCTACGTTTGA
- a CDS encoding endonuclease/exonuclease/phosphatase family protein — MSLRLATFNIENLLSRFDFSGFRNQLKQDRVLRLFDVKSEAEYQRLEEARTIAHTDDTRQMSALAIADCDADILCLQEADNMASLQAFEYNYLFRMVGSGYRQKYLIEGNDSRGIDVAVLMREETRDGQPIECLDVKSHAGLTYEDLDLFNDQIALTNRPADRIFKRDCLELDLRIGGRPLTLYVVHFKSMGPAREGLDGRQATMPLRVAEASAVRHIIESRFGRGRTADKMFAICGDMNDYQEKVNILGDRRNGYQFVPHEEDTSSLDVFSHDGFAENPMLRRPVMDRWTLFHSRGPQERHLCQLDYIWLSPALAKRNHSQVPEVIRGGQPFRTIFPPGLEVERYPRTGWDRPKASDHCPVAITLDV; from the coding sequence ATGTCGCTTCGCCTTGCCACCTTCAATATCGAAAACCTTTTGAGCCGCTTCGATTTTTCCGGCTTTCGCAACCAACTGAAGCAGGATCGCGTGCTCAGGCTTTTCGACGTGAAGTCCGAGGCGGAGTACCAGCGGCTGGAAGAAGCGCGCACCATCGCGCATACGGACGATACGCGGCAGATGTCGGCGCTGGCGATTGCCGATTGCGATGCCGATATCCTTTGCCTGCAGGAAGCCGACAACATGGCCTCGCTGCAGGCCTTCGAATACAACTATCTCTTCCGCATGGTCGGCAGCGGCTATCGCCAGAAGTACCTGATCGAGGGCAATGATTCGCGTGGCATCGATGTTGCCGTGCTGATGCGCGAGGAGACGCGCGACGGCCAGCCGATCGAGTGCCTGGATGTGAAGAGCCATGCGGGCCTGACCTATGAGGATCTCGATCTCTTCAACGACCAGATCGCGCTCACCAATCGCCCGGCTGACCGGATCTTCAAGCGCGACTGCCTGGAGTTGGACTTGAGGATCGGCGGGCGGCCGCTGACGCTCTATGTCGTGCACTTCAAATCGATGGGGCCGGCGCGCGAAGGGCTCGATGGCCGGCAGGCGACAATGCCGCTGCGCGTGGCCGAGGCCAGCGCCGTGCGCCACATCATCGAAAGCCGCTTCGGGCGCGGGCGCACCGCCGACAAGATGTTCGCGATCTGCGGCGACATGAACGACTACCAGGAGAAGGTGAACATCCTCGGCGATCGGCGTAACGGCTACCAGTTCGTGCCGCATGAGGAGGACACGAGTTCGCTCGACGTATTCAGCCATGATGGCTTTGCCGAAAACCCGATGTTGCGCCGGCCGGTGATGGACCGCTGGACGCTGTTTCACAGCCGCGGGCCGCAGGAGCGGCACCTCTGCCAGCTTGACTATATCTGGCTATCGCCGGCGCTTGCCAAGCGCAACCACTCCCAGGTGCCCGAGGTCATTCGCGGCGGCCAGCCGTTCCGCACCATCTTTCCGCCGGGGCTAGAAGTGGAGCGCTATCCGCGCACAGGCTGGGACCGACCAAAGGCGTCGGACCATTGCCCCGTGGCCATCACCCTGGACGTGTGA
- a CDS encoding DUF1127 domain-containing protein, with product MRELQLTAAGTLPAIMDDLFRTFGFRRTVGAFLVAAWRRQRTLNHLSHLSDRMLRDIGAEEGVKKPAIAEISLWQLPVGYPWTRQN from the coding sequence ATGCGCGAATTGCAACTTACCGCCGCTGGCACCTTGCCGGCGATAATGGACGACCTGTTCCGAACCTTCGGCTTCCGACGGACCGTCGGCGCCTTCCTTGTTGCTGCCTGGAGGCGTCAGCGGACGCTCAACCATCTCAGCCACCTATCCGATCGCATGTTGCGCGATATCGGTGCGGAAGAAGGCGTGAAGAAGCCTGCGATAGCCGAGATTTCGCTATGGCAACTGCCGGTCGGCTATCCGTGGACGAGGCAGAACTGA